Proteins encoded within one genomic window of Methanobrevibacter arboriphilus JCM 13429 = DSM 1125:
- a CDS encoding CPBP family intramembrane glutamic endopeptidase codes for MSFLENSSYGLNNVWRYALTIILTWFVGSLIGSCLGIVLVPLFGLSLTVGTGYLLNIFIVFAIQLLLLFLSIRFIHKRDFFSIINMSKSNNSFLKRVRWILILKGMLLWILFLLILTLANFIIIPNEIYINPNWIMILSSIPILVIGLIIQTSFEEFFFRGYFNQGLNLLFKNKIFVILVGSLVFAIPHLSNGGVDTFLSFEILIETFLMGVIFTIFALLYEGLEFSIGIHFVNNLYVFIIGPTEGTFSTVPTILMNISNSLLSLLIPTIFMLLFIAILFIYKRKKISNILLN; via the coding sequence ATGAGTTTTTTAGAAAATAGTAGTTATGGTTTAAATAATGTTTGGAGATATGCTTTAACTATTATTTTGACTTGGTTTGTTGGAAGTTTAATTGGAAGTTGTTTAGGGATTGTACTCGTACCATTATTTGGATTGAGTTTAACTGTGGGTACAGGATATCTTTTGAATATATTCATTGTTTTTGCAATTCAGTTATTATTATTGTTCTTATCAATACGTTTTATTCATAAACGAGACTTTTTTTCTATAATTAATATGTCAAAATCTAATAATTCTTTTTTAAAAAGAGTGAGATGGATATTAATTTTAAAAGGAATGCTTTTGTGGATTCTTTTTCTGTTAATACTCACATTGGCAAATTTTATTATAATTCCTAATGAGATTTATATAAATCCCAATTGGATTATGATATTGTCTTCAATTCCAATTTTAGTAATTGGGCTTATTATTCAAACAAGTTTTGAAGAATTTTTCTTTAGAGGATATTTTAATCAAGGATTAAATTTACTATTTAAAAATAAAATTTTTGTTATATTAGTAGGTTCTTTAGTTTTTGCTATTCCTCATTTGTCCAATGGTGGGGTTGATACGTTTTTATCTTTTGAAATTTTAATTGAAACTTTTTTAATGGGTGTGATATTCACTATTTTCGCATTACTTTACGAAGGGCTTGAATTTTCTATTGGAATACATTTTGTAAATAATTTATATGTTTTTATTATTGGCCCAACAGAGGGAACTTTCTCGACTGTTCCAACTATTTTGATGAATATTAGTAATAGTTTATTAAGTCTATTAATTCCGACTATATTCATGTTATTATTTATTGCTATTCTTTTTATTTATAAAAGAAAGAAAATATCAAATATTTTGCTAAATTAG
- a CDS encoding B12-binding domain-containing radical SAM protein, whose product MNSIDVLLINPIDNTAVKNGLGLSIPPLNLMYLAGALEKASFSVKIFDDDLYQLGNDKILKVVSKIDPMVVGLTATTATINNALEYVKNIKRVLPNVLSVIGGPHTTFVPEETLIDEESLDVVVIGEGEETFVDLVEAFIKTQYKKLSKVKGIAFRDEDKVRMNGFRPLIKDLDSIPFPARHLVPFKSYELSGQSGGMITSRGCVFGCNYCSSSLIMGKKFRTRSPENVVDEVEELVFKYGLEDIAFLDDIFMLDKRRAIKICDEIKERGIDLKFVASSRVDTVNKPLLESLTNSGMKTLYYGVESGSQRVLDLMGKNITLNQTEKAFKIAKDVGVDVIGSFILGYPGETVEEMNDTIDFSIKLDPDYAQYSILTPFPGTPIYSQLKKSNLLEGNNWDNYTVLNSVLNYEKLGLSSKLIERKLIKAYLKFYVRPSYIFKHKYMLKVLADTVIRSFVLPKFKNKNPQGWYDTL is encoded by the coding sequence ATGAATAGTATTGATGTATTGTTAATAAATCCTATAGATAATACTGCTGTTAAAAATGGTTTAGGTCTTAGTATACCTCCTTTGAATTTGATGTATCTTGCTGGTGCACTTGAAAAAGCTTCATTTTCGGTTAAGATATTTGATGATGATTTGTATCAATTAGGGAATGATAAAATTCTTAAAGTTGTTTCAAAGATTGATCCTATGGTTGTAGGTCTAACTGCAACTACTGCAACAATAAATAATGCATTAGAATATGTTAAAAATATTAAAAGAGTTTTACCTAATGTTTTATCAGTTATTGGTGGTCCTCATACTACATTTGTTCCTGAAGAAACTTTAATAGATGAAGAATCATTGGATGTTGTTGTTATAGGGGAAGGTGAGGAAACATTTGTTGATCTTGTTGAAGCTTTTATTAAAACTCAATATAAAAAATTATCTAAAGTTAAAGGAATTGCTTTTCGTGATGAAGATAAAGTTAGAATGAATGGATTTAGACCTTTAATAAAAGATTTAGATAGTATACCATTTCCTGCGAGACATTTAGTTCCTTTTAAGTCTTATGAACTTTCAGGCCAATCTGGAGGGATGATTACAAGTAGGGGTTGTGTTTTTGGTTGTAATTATTGTTCTTCATCTCTTATAATGGGTAAAAAGTTCAGAACTCGTAGTCCAGAAAATGTTGTTGATGAAGTTGAAGAATTAGTTTTTAAATATGGGCTTGAGGATATTGCTTTTTTAGATGATATTTTCATGTTAGATAAAAGAAGGGCTATAAAAATATGTGATGAAATCAAGGAAAGAGGTATTGATTTAAAATTTGTAGCTTCTTCAAGAGTTGATACTGTTAATAAACCATTGTTGGAATCTCTTACAAATTCTGGAATGAAAACATTGTATTATGGTGTTGAATCAGGTTCACAACGAGTTTTAGATCTTATGGGGAAGAATATAACACTTAATCAGACTGAGAAAGCATTTAAGATTGCGAAAGATGTGGGTGTTGATGTTATTGGTTCTTTTATTTTAGGGTATCCTGGAGAAACAGTAGAAGAAATGAATGATACTATTGATTTTTCGATAAAGTTGGATCCTGATTATGCTCAGTATTCTATATTAACTCCATTTCCAGGGACTCCTATTTATTCTCAATTGAAAAAAAGTAATCTTTTAGAGGGGAATAATTGGGATAATTATACTGTTCTTAATTCTGTTTTAAATTATGAAAAATTGGGATTAAGTAGTAAATTAATTGAAAGAAAGTTGATTAAAGCTTATTTAAAGTTTTATGTAAGGCCGTCTTATATTTTTAAACATAAATATATGCTTAAAGTTTTAGCAGATACAGTTATTCGTAGCTTTGTTTTACCTAAATTTAAAAATAAAAATCCACAAGGATGGTATGATACATTATAA
- a CDS encoding YtxH domain-containing protein: MEIQKKVKDTGNKVEDKVGSKVEDIKSSATENKNKVENKVNDIKSSITGDNKEDKKEETQNTK; this comes from the coding sequence ATGGAAATTCAAAAAAAAGTGAAAGATACAGGGAATAAAGTTGAAGATAAAGTAGGTAGTAAAGTTGAAGATATCAAAAGTTCTGCAACAGAAAATAAAAACAAAGTAGAAAACAAAGTTAATGATATTAAAAGTTCTATTACTGGAGATAATAAAGAAGATAAAAAAGAAGAAACACAAAATACAAAATAA
- a CDS encoding DUF11 domain-containing protein → MIRVLQYIPYPKKYKGDEKIRKQTIAKEDNFNSIKEYNKAKIMVPLLLLTLILLFSCIVTDVQAAQETSNNTVVQSNNSIVSNTELEDSQTTAKNTSKTSNNSNETSNSLNSKSNQTLKDPQIYKDGVPVARGGNPPGYIYSTIADAISVALSGDTIMLENGATFFEYNLVIDKNLDFNVFNNGYATINGNNLGTIFIINSGVIVKLQNLIITKGQGTFGGAIYNNGTLNINNCIFRENNAQNGGAIYNDASINITNTTTVVGNTIPANGGTVVISNTTFINNNATDNGGAIYNGGKITINNSTLTSNTATYNGGTLTVTNSTFRNNNAQNGGAIYNDATIIITNSSTLTTSTATHNGGVLTIKNSTFIGNIATNNGGAIYNGGKITINNSTLTGSTVARNGGTLSINNSVIIGNIAQNGGAIYNDAASIVAASTLTDNTAQNGGTFTITHNTLAGNTATNNGGAIDNNAIINTTDNTLTTNTIQNGAGTLTVTNNTIVGNTAPNGNAIYNYAEINGTNNILTTNTVQNGGIIIATSNWWGSTSGPASNDVAGNSSITVIPFLNYTMNLNITASNSTPKVGKEFIYIIIVTNNGPDDATDVQLIDGIPPGFNFNGYISSQGTYNSATDIWNIETLASGASAILQLFVTPTSSVNGTNVTKNVTLINTNQTANVTVFVPAVIANLVLNITTSNPTPNVGEKFIYTIIVNNNGSDTATGVKVTDFIPAGLTFNGYTASQGNYNSTTGIWNVGTIANGTSATLLLYVTPKASVAGKNLINNATIPGQSVNVTIHVPKANVVLSKTTSNTAPRVGQQFRYIIIATNHGPDTATGVKVSDFIPAGLTFNGYTASQGNYNSATGIWNVGTIANDASATLLLYVTPKISLVGKTLTNEATIITQNEYNSEISNTTNVTVYIDSRINNITKNPVKTSANVQKVSMKSTGAPALPLILGLLVMIFGVAYKARKN, encoded by the coding sequence ATGATTAGAGTTCTACAATATATTCCATATCCTAAAAAATATAAAGGAGATGAAAAAATTAGAAAACAAACAATTGCCAAAGAAGACAATTTTAACTCTATTAAAGAATATAATAAAGCTAAAATTATGGTTCCTTTACTGCTTTTAACATTGATTTTACTATTTTCATGCATTGTCACTGATGTTCAAGCTGCTCAGGAAACATCTAACAATACGGTAGTTCAATCAAACAATTCAATAGTATCTAATACAGAATTAGAGGATTCACAGACAACTGCCAAGAACACATCAAAAACATCCAATAATAGTAATGAAACATCTAATTCATTGAATTCGAAAAGTAATCAAACATTAAAAGACCCTCAAATCTATAAAGATGGGGTTCCTGTAGCTCGTGGAGGTAATCCTCCAGGTTACATTTACAGCACAATAGCTGATGCTATTAGTGTTGCTTTAAGCGGTGACACTATAATGCTTGAAAATGGAGCAACTTTTTTTGAATATAATCTTGTTATTGACAAAAATTTGGATTTCAATGTATTTAACAATGGATATGCCACTATAAATGGTAATAACCTTGGAACAATATTTATAATAAATAGTGGTGTGATAGTTAAACTGCAGAATTTAATAATTACCAAAGGTCAAGGAACCTTCGGTGGTGCTATATACAACAATGGAACTTTAAATATCAACAACTGCATATTCCGAGAAAATAATGCACAAAATGGTGGGGCTATCTATAATGATGCATCAATAAATATAACTAACACAACCACAGTTGTAGGAAACACAATACCTGCTAATGGTGGAACAGTAGTAATAAGCAACACTACATTCATAAATAACAATGCAACAGATAATGGTGGTGCTATTTATAATGGTGGTAAAATAACTATTAATAATAGTACACTTACAAGTAATACTGCAACATACAATGGTGGAACATTGACAGTAACTAACAGTACCTTCAGAAACAATAATGCACAGAATGGTGGTGCTATCTATAATGATGCTACAATAATCATAACTAATAGTAGTACACTTACTACAAGTACTGCAACACATAATGGTGGAGTATTAACCATAAAAAACAGTACATTCATTGGCAACATTGCAACAAACAATGGTGGTGCTATTTATAATGGTGGTAAAATAACTATTAATAATAGTACACTTACAGGTAGTACTGTAGCACGTAATGGTGGAACATTATCTATTAACAATAGTGTTATTATTGGTAATATTGCACAGAATGGTGGTGCTATCTATAATGATGCAGCATCAATTGTAGCTGCTAGTACACTCACAGATAATACTGCACAGAATGGTGGAACATTCACAATAACTCATAATACACTTGCTGGCAATACAGCAACAAATAACGGTGGAGCAATAGACAATAATGCAATAATAAACACAACTGACAACACATTAACTACAAACACCATACAAAATGGTGCTGGAACTTTAACAGTAACTAACAACACAATTGTAGGTAACACTGCACCTAATGGTAATGCAATCTACAATTATGCAGAAATAAATGGAACTAATAATATCCTCACCACAAACACAGTACAGAATGGAGGAATAATAATTGCTACATCTAACTGGTGGGGTTCCACTTCTGGTCCAGCATCAAACGATGTGGCAGGTAATTCAAGTATAACTGTAATACCTTTCTTGAATTATACAATGAATCTAAACATTACTGCTAGTAATTCTACACCTAAAGTTGGTAAAGAGTTTATTTACATTATAATTGTGACTAACAATGGCCCAGACGATGCTACTGATGTTCAGTTGATTGATGGAATACCTCCCGGCTTTAATTTTAACGGTTATATATCAAGTCAAGGAACTTATAATAGTGCAACTGACATATGGAATATCGAAACCCTCGCTAGTGGTGCTAGTGCAATATTACAACTGTTTGTTACCCCCACATCATCTGTAAATGGTACAAACGTCACTAAAAATGTAACATTAATAAATACAAACCAAACTGCTAATGTAACTGTATTTGTTCCTGCTGTTATAGCTAATTTAGTCTTAAATATAACTACTAGCAATCCTACACCTAATGTTGGCGAAAAATTTATTTACACTATAATAGTGAATAATAATGGTTCAGATACTGCTACTGGTGTTAAAGTGACTGATTTTATACCTGCTGGTTTAACCTTTAATGGTTACACAGCAAGCCAAGGAAACTACAATAGTACTACTGGAATATGGAATGTAGGAACAATTGCTAATGGTACTAGTGCGACATTATTACTATATGTCACTCCTAAAGCTTCTGTAGCTGGTAAAAATTTAATTAACAATGCAACAATACCTGGACAGTCTGTTAATGTAACTATCCATGTTCCTAAAGCTAATGTAGTATTATCTAAAACTACAAGCAATACTGCTCCTAGGGTGGGTCAGCAATTTAGATATATTATAATAGCAACTAATCATGGCCCAGATACTGCTACTGGTGTTAAAGTTTCTGATTTTATACCTGCTGGTTTAACCTTTAATGGTTACACAGCAAGCCAAGGAAACTACAACAGTGCTACTGGAATATGGAATGTAGGAACAATTGCTAATGATGCTAGTGCGACATTATTACTATATGTCACTCCTAAAATTTCTTTAGTAGGTAAAACCCTTACTAATGAAGCAACAATAATAACTCAAAACGAATACAATTCAGAAATATCAAATACTACTAATGTAACTGTATATATTGATTCACGAATAAACAACATCACTAAAAATCCAGTTAAAACATCTGCCAATGTACAAAAAGTATCAATGAAATCCACTGGTGCTCCTGCACTACCTTTAATTTTAGGTCTATTAGTAATGATATTTGGAGTTGCATATAAAGCAAGAAAAAACTAA
- a CDS encoding TetR/AcrR family transcriptional regulator, with translation MNTKDKIVESTFLLSMEYGYDNVSIKQIKEKSGIAASSIYHHYKNKDAILFYMIQKYFVEKTIELKKLYYEFEGTFIEKLKFIYYRSIGIDIQNNKIPIQKINGETIDYKKYYLMINSIYHQHPEYRDLFDNTTHNVIQIFKELVDEFIYKKELDINISPNKMALFLFTNIKGFINLWMTLSDSDVDEIIDANLEAIKEIIS, from the coding sequence ATGAATACAAAAGATAAAATTGTTGAATCTACTTTTCTATTATCCATGGAATATGGATATGATAATGTTTCTATAAAACAAATTAAAGAAAAATCTGGAATCGCCGCTAGTTCTATTTATCATCATTACAAAAATAAGGATGCTATTTTATTTTATATGATACAAAAATACTTTGTAGAAAAAACCATCGAATTAAAAAAACTTTATTATGAGTTCGAAGGCACATTTATTGAAAAATTAAAATTCATATATTATCGTTCCATAGGCATTGATATTCAGAATAATAAGATACCTATTCAAAAAATAAATGGTGAAACAATTGATTATAAAAAATACTATTTAATGATTAATAGTATTTATCATCAACATCCAGAATATAGAGATCTATTTGATAATACAACTCACAATGTAATTCAAATTTTTAAAGAATTAGTGGATGAATTTATATACAAAAAAGAATTAGATATTAATATTAGTCCAAATAAAATGGCTTTATTTCTTTTTACCAATATTAAAGGATTTATAAACTTATGGATGACTCTATCTGATAGTGATGTAGATGAAATAATAGATGCCAACCTTGAAGCTATAAAAGAAATAATAAGCTAA